GGAGTTGTTCAATCAGACTCTCAAGACATTTGCCGAAGGCTTTGCGTGTGGCGACTTTACTCCCGGTCTCGAATTCCGGCCAGGTGATCTCAGCCGGCAGCACTGGGCGGTGCTGGCGTTCCCATGCCTGAGCGAATGCAGGATCGTTTTGCTGGCGCTGCTGCAACCGGAGTCGCCAATCGTCCGCCGTCTGACGCAGCAACGGGAAGCGGTCTCGAAAAGCATCTTCAGTCTCTTGGGGGATGGCAAATAGTTCCGACGAAAGGCCCAATTTCACCTTGGTTTGGGCGATTTCCTCTTCAGAGAATGGGGCGCCGTGGGTGTCGGCGCTGCCCTCCAGGGAGGCGCTGCCTTTGGCGATGGTCGTGTGGCCGATGATCAATGTAGGCCGGGTTGTTTCCGCACGAGCCTGGTCCAGAGCCGTGCGGATCTGTTCGTGATCGTGGCCGTCGATTTCGATGACCTGCCAGCACAGGCTTTCGAAAAGGCGGCGTTTGTCGGCGCAATCGCACCGTGCTGTAGGGCCGGCCAATTGGATAGCGTTGCTGTCGTAATAAACGATCAGCCGTCCCAGACCCCATTGCCCGAATAAAGCCGCGCTGCCCAGACAGACCGGTTCCTGGATATCGCCGTCTGAGGCCAGAACGTAGGTATAGTGGTCAGTGATCTCCTCACCCCAGGTTCCCCGCAGGAATTGTTCAGCAGTGGCCAAACCGCCGGCCATGGCAAATCCCTGACCCAGCGGACCGGTTGTGGCTTCGACTCCAGGCGTCAGATCGTGTTCCGGGTGTCCTGGCGTCCGGCTTTTGTATTGACGGAAAGACTGCAAGTCGTCGTCGTTGAGGTAGCCGACAAGGCGCAGCAGGCTGTACAGGAGCATGGATTCGTGCCCGGCCGAGAGAACGAAGCGGTCCCGGTCGGGCCAGTCGGGATCCTGGGGATCAAATTTGAGGTATTCCTTGAACAGGATATAGGCAAAATCAGCCGAGGACATGGCTCCGCCGGGATGGCCGGAATTGGCTCGGCGGGTGGCGTCCATGATCAACCCTTTGATGACATTGATATTGTGTTGGTCGTGTTCTGAAGGCATGCAAGCGTCCTTTGGTCTTGTGATCGGTTTTGGAGAAGGAGTTTGGATCCTGCCGCAGGCAGCAACTCACGCCATTTTTCAAAGGACAACGAGGAATTTCGTTGCCGGATGCGGCAGAGCATGGTCGTCCCAGCGTCGTGTGGAGCACGGGCTGCGCGCTCTTACTGCCCCCTTTGAGGCAGGGTGTCGATCAGATCCACCCGGCGTTGGTGACGTCCCCCCTCAAAGGGGGTGTTGAGAAATGTTTCCAGAATGCTTTGGGCCAAATCGATGCCCAGTACCCGGTCTCCGAGGCAGAGGATGTTGGCGTTGTTGTGGAGTCTGGCCATGCGAGCCAGGTATTCGTTGGTGCACAAAGCCGCACGAATGCCCTGATAGCGGTTGGCGACCATGGACATGCCCAGTCCTGAACCACAGACCAGCACGCCGAGGCCCCGGGTCTGCTGGATCCGCTGACAGACTTCAGAGGCTAAAACGGGGTAGTCGCAGCTGTCGAAAGTGTGTGTGCCCTGGTCTTCGGTGGCGATTCCTTGTTGCTGCAGGATTTCCAGTAAAGCGGATTTCAACGGCAGACCAGCGTGGTCGGAGCCGAATACGATGGGCGCTTCAGGCATGGTGCGTTCCTTTACGGATAAGTGATTCGGTGTTGAAGAGGGTGCGTTCCCCTGAGCAGGGAGTTGAAAATGTCCCAATGGCTCCAAAGCTGTAATACGCTCCAACGTGTCCGGACGAATACGTACGCTGCGATCTTGAACTTTGTGTCGCCGTCCCCGGGGAATTTTGAACGGCCTACGGTATAAGGAATTTTTATAACAGTCAGTTAAGGGCTTCTTGCGAGCGGGGAGCGGGATCATACCCATTGCCCCAAGGGGTGCTCTGGGGAATATTATTGTGACAGGCCCCATTTGTGGAGCCGGTTCTGGACGAACAGGGTCCTGGCCTGGGTGATTTCCCGGGCCAGAAAGTCGATTTCCTGTTCATAAAATTCGATTTGACGACGGCAGAGATCTGCTTCAGCAGCTTCGGCTGCGTCCCCAGCGGTGGTTTGGGAGTGGAGGCGTCCCAAATTGCAAT
The sequence above is drawn from the Desulfohalobium retbaense DSM 5692 genome and encodes:
- the tkt gene encoding transketolase; its protein translation is MPSEHDQHNINVIKGLIMDATRRANSGHPGGAMSSADFAYILFKEYLKFDPQDPDWPDRDRFVLSAGHESMLLYSLLRLVGYLNDDDLQSFRQYKSRTPGHPEHDLTPGVEATTGPLGQGFAMAGGLATAEQFLRGTWGEEITDHYTYVLASDGDIQEPVCLGSAALFGQWGLGRLIVYYDSNAIQLAGPTARCDCADKRRLFESLCWQVIEIDGHDHEQIRTALDQARAETTRPTLIIGHTTIAKGSASLEGSADTHGAPFSEEEIAQTKVKLGLSSELFAIPQETEDAFRDRFPLLRQTADDWRLRLQQRQQNDPAFAQAWERQHRPVLPAEITWPEFETGSKVATRKAFGKCLESLIEQLPHLVGGSADLDPSNQTATWREKVGIFGNQNPAGRNLCFGVREFPMGAVVNGLALHGGVVPFGATFLVFSDYERNALRMSALQKLPALHIFTHDSFHVGEDGPTHQPVEHVSSLRLIPNLLVFRPADANESRACMELALQQKDRPSALLFTRQGVPVLPAAQTPELQEGVGRGAYIVQEAQDGAPDMIFMATGSEVHLALEAAQQVDPGRIRVVSMPCLELFEEQPLEYQEQILPASVTRRVAIEAGRTDMWYKYTGRYGLVIGLDHFGDSAPAGDLVEAYGFTPEAVAKSVRRHFAS
- the rpiB gene encoding ribose 5-phosphate isomerase B, with protein sequence MPEAPIVFGSDHAGLPLKSALLEILQQQGIATEDQGTHTFDSCDYPVLASEVCQRIQQTRGLGVLVCGSGLGMSMVANRYQGIRAALCTNEYLARMARLHNNANILCLGDRVLGIDLAQSILETFLNTPFEGGRHQRRVDLIDTLPQRGQ